From the Octadecabacter antarcticus 307 genome, one window contains:
- a CDS encoding antitoxin Xre/MbcA/ParS toxin-binding domain-containing protein — translation MNGKLTRATDINRVSELLGLPEEINDTVSLSAQVSEGLPTASVEKILEVLNSQPELNLISERAFRRAKTEKIPLSPVKSQVLYDFARAYVVADRVYHGNGALVMRFLEKPNPDLGGAAPMALAITSPAGADAVIELLNS, via the coding sequence ATGAATGGCAAACTCACACGCGCAACAGATATCAATCGAGTTTCAGAGCTTTTAGGGTTACCTGAAGAAATCAATGACACAGTTTCACTGAGTGCCCAAGTTTCAGAGGGACTTCCTACCGCATCCGTAGAGAAAATTTTAGAGGTACTAAATTCACAGCCGGAGCTAAACCTCATCTCAGAACGGGCCTTTCGTCGAGCGAAAACCGAAAAGATCCCTTTAAGTCCAGTGAAAAGTCAGGTTCTATATGATTTTGCGCGGGCATACGTGGTTGCAGACAGAGTTTACCACGGCAACGGTGCGCTGGTGATGCGGTTTCTCGAGAAACCTAACCCGGACCTTGGTGGCGCAGCTCCAATGGCATTAGCAATTACCAGTCCCGCTGGCGCTGATGCCGTGATCGAACTACTTAATAGTTAA
- a CDS encoding tyrosine-type recombinase/integrase, protein MPKVILTEITLKSLPLPERGQATYWDETISGFGVRVSQGGSKSFVVVHGVNRQRETLGRYPTITLKQARGQAKKLLAQITLGVQQNRTISYKDARDLFLEACETKNKKNTVDYYRKRLDAHFRFGRKRLDEITRTDIQTRIRKIKTSSSEQNHAFVVIRTLMNWAVREQYVDQSPIASMKPPTKPQARDHVLTDQELIQAYKVSLEHPYPFGPIISLLVLTGMRRSEVASMRWDWISHGERTITIPADVTKNKRVQTLPYADLVEAVLETIPEIGPHLFPSRSETGTVFNGWGKSKERFDASLENIEPYTLHDLRRTFATTHAKIGTPIHVTEKLLNHISGTISGVAAVYNRHSYMDEMRTAVTEYDTYLENISKP, encoded by the coding sequence ATGCCGAAAGTCATACTCACCGAGATCACACTCAAATCCCTACCTCTACCTGAGCGTGGTCAGGCAACATATTGGGATGAGACAATATCAGGCTTTGGTGTTCGGGTCTCACAGGGGGGCAGTAAATCCTTTGTTGTTGTACATGGTGTAAACCGTCAGCGGGAGACACTTGGTCGATACCCAACCATCACCCTCAAGCAAGCCCGTGGCCAAGCAAAGAAGTTACTCGCTCAGATAACGTTAGGTGTTCAACAGAATAGAACCATCTCATACAAAGACGCCCGTGATCTCTTTCTTGAAGCCTGTGAAACTAAGAACAAGAAAAATACCGTGGACTACTATCGAAAACGTCTAGACGCCCACTTCCGATTTGGTCGCAAACGCTTGGATGAAATCACCCGCACAGACATTCAGACACGTATTCGCAAAATAAAAACATCTTCCTCAGAACAGAACCACGCCTTCGTGGTGATCCGAACACTGATGAATTGGGCAGTGCGAGAGCAGTATGTTGATCAGAGCCCTATTGCCTCAATGAAGCCTCCAACCAAGCCGCAAGCTAGAGATCACGTGCTGACCGACCAAGAACTGATCCAAGCTTACAAAGTATCCCTAGAACATCCCTACCCCTTCGGGCCGATTATCTCGCTGTTGGTGCTAACTGGAATGCGTCGCAGCGAAGTTGCCTCAATGAGATGGGACTGGATCAGCCATGGTGAACGGACTATCACGATCCCCGCAGATGTGACCAAAAACAAGCGAGTGCAGACCCTGCCCTACGCTGATCTCGTCGAAGCAGTGCTGGAAACCATCCCTGAGATAGGCCCTCATCTATTTCCATCTCGATCCGAGACAGGAACTGTTTTTAATGGGTGGGGTAAAAGCAAAGAACGCTTTGATGCTTCCCTCGAGAATATTGAGCCTTACACTTTGCACGATCTTCGCCGTACCTTCGCCACAACCCATGCCAAGATCGGTACGCCGATCCACGTGACAGAGAAACTCCTGAATCATATTTCTGGAACGATCAGCGGCGTTGCGGCAGTCTACAACCGACATTCATATATGGACGAAATGCGGACAGCGGTTACAGAATATGACACGTATCTAGAAAACATTAGCAAGCCATGA
- the istA gene encoding IS21 family transposase codes for MYSVDIYNRVRRACLKDGMSAREAARYFNKDRKTIAKMLRHALPPGYRRSEAPRRPTLDDYVGVIDKILRTDKALIKKQRHTAKRIFERLRDEHRYAGSLTTVTYYVREQKRRTKEVFVPLSHRPGHAQVDFGETLGVIGGVECKIHFFVMSLPHSDAVFVKGYPAETTEAFCDGHVSAFAFFGGIPQSILYDNTKIAVARILGDRTRIRTRRFTELQSHYLFDDKFGRPARGNDKGNVEGMVGYTRRNFMVPAPRYDSFDDLNTHLEEKCLARQGDTLRGHTQTIGARLMSDLDALMGLPIAEYEACDHVSTRATSISMVRYRSNDYSVPVAYAHHDVHVRGFVHEVIIGCGNEIIARHKRSYTSADMIFDPLHFLPLLEQKVGALDQAAPLQGWNLPDVFATLHRLLEARMGKPGKREYVQVLRLLETFEMDVVQGAIQHAIDLGAIGYDAVKHLVLCRVEKRPPRLDLDFYPYLPKANVGTTRPSSYMSLMGRTAA; via the coding sequence ATGTATTCTGTGGATATTTATAATCGTGTGCGCCGCGCTTGTTTGAAGGACGGTATGTCAGCCCGAGAAGCGGCTCGATATTTTAACAAGGACCGTAAGACGATCGCGAAGATGCTGCGTCATGCACTGCCACCTGGTTACCGCCGTTCAGAAGCGCCACGTCGCCCAACGCTTGATGATTATGTCGGTGTTATCGACAAGATCCTGCGCACAGATAAGGCCCTGATCAAAAAGCAGCGGCATACAGCGAAGCGTATTTTTGAACGCCTGCGCGACGAACATCGGTATGCTGGCAGCCTGACGACGGTGACTTATTACGTTCGGGAGCAAAAGCGGCGCACCAAAGAGGTGTTTGTGCCACTGTCGCATCGTCCGGGCCATGCACAGGTCGATTTTGGCGAGACCCTTGGCGTGATTGGCGGCGTAGAATGTAAGATCCACTTCTTCGTGATGAGCCTGCCGCATTCTGATGCTGTATTTGTGAAGGGGTATCCAGCTGAGACAACCGAGGCGTTTTGTGATGGCCATGTCTCGGCCTTTGCTTTCTTTGGCGGCATTCCGCAATCCATTCTCTACGACAATACCAAGATCGCCGTGGCTCGGATACTCGGGGACAGAACGCGCATCCGCACACGTCGGTTTACGGAGCTGCAGTCGCATTACTTGTTTGATGACAAGTTTGGCAGACCCGCGCGAGGGAACGATAAAGGCAACGTTGAGGGCATGGTTGGATACACCCGCCGCAACTTCATGGTTCCCGCACCTCGTTATGACAGCTTTGATGATCTGAACACACATTTGGAAGAGAAGTGTTTAGCACGTCAGGGCGATACGTTGCGGGGTCACACCCAAACTATAGGCGCACGCCTGATGTCGGATTTGGATGCTCTGATGGGATTGCCCATCGCAGAATATGAAGCCTGCGATCACGTCAGCACGCGGGCCACGTCAATCTCAATGGTGCGCTATCGCAGCAATGATTACTCGGTGCCAGTAGCCTATGCGCACCACGACGTTCACGTGCGTGGGTTTGTGCATGAGGTTATCATCGGCTGCGGCAACGAGATTATTGCGCGGCACAAACGATCCTACACATCAGCGGATATGATCTTTGACCCGTTGCACTTTTTGCCCCTGCTTGAACAAAAGGTGGGTGCCTTGGATCAGGCCGCGCCTTTGCAGGGTTGGAATTTGCCAGATGTATTTGCCACGCTGCACCGGCTGCTTGAAGCCAGAATGGGTAAGCCGGGCAAGCGGGAATATGTTCAGGTCCTTCGTCTGTTGGAGACGTTCGAAATGGATGTTGTGCAGGGTGCGATCCAGCATGCCATTGATCTGGGCGCGATTGGGTATGACGCTGTAAAACATCTTGTGCTGTGCAGAGTTGAGAAGCGGCCACCGCGATTGGATTTGGACTTCTATCCCTACTTGCCCAAGGCCAATGTCGGCACAACACGCCCGTCCAGTTACATGAGCCTGATGGGGAGGACGGCGGCATGA
- a CDS encoding heavy-metal-associated domain-containing protein, translated as MQFHIKNMSCGGCAKSVIAEIRSVDAKADIATDPPNRKVVVTSNASRAELEAVLEEAGYPAASAA; from the coding sequence ATGCAGTTTCACATCAAAAACATGTCCTGCGGCGGCTGCGCGAAAAGCGTGATCGCTGAAATTCGTTCCGTGGATGCCAAGGCCGATATCGCGACCGATCCGCCGAACCGGAAGGTCGTGGTGACGTCAAATGCGTCGCGCGCCGAATTAGAAGCCGTGCTTGAAGAAGCAGGCTATCCCGCCGCGTCCGCAGCCTGA
- the istB gene encoding IS21-like element helper ATPase IstB produces MTEAPQILLRHHLKQLRLPTFQGEYAKQAQLCAAENKDHIHYLARLCEMELIDRERRMIERRIKAAKFPSTKSLDSFDFKIMPSLNKPLTMDLARCDYVDRRENIIALGPSGTGKTHIALGLGLAACQRGLKVRFTTAAALVHDLIEAQDERRLQRLQKHLTSQNLLIIDELGFVPLSKSGAELLFEVISQCYERGSIIITSNLPFDEWTEVFGSERLTGALLDRLTHHVHILEMNGESYRLKHSRNKQK; encoded by the coding sequence ATGACTGAAGCCCCTCAGATCCTTCTGCGGCATCATCTTAAACAACTGCGACTGCCAACGTTCCAAGGCGAGTATGCCAAACAGGCGCAGCTCTGTGCTGCAGAGAACAAAGACCACATCCACTACTTGGCGCGCTTGTGTGAGATGGAGTTGATCGACCGTGAACGGCGGATGATTGAACGTCGGATCAAAGCGGCGAAGTTCCCCAGCACCAAAAGCTTGGACAGCTTTGACTTCAAGATCATGCCCAGCTTGAACAAGCCGCTGACGATGGATCTGGCGCGTTGCGACTACGTGGATCGCAGGGAGAATATCATCGCCCTTGGCCCCTCAGGCACGGGCAAGACGCACATCGCTTTGGGACTTGGGTTGGCTGCGTGTCAGAGGGGACTGAAGGTTCGCTTCACAACGGCGGCAGCATTGGTCCATGACCTGATTGAAGCCCAAGATGAGCGGAGATTGCAGCGCCTTCAAAAACATCTGACAAGCCAGAACCTGTTGATCATTGACGAACTGGGCTTTGTGCCCCTCAGCAAATCGGGCGCGGAATTGCTCTTTGAAGTCATATCCCAATGCTACGAACGCGGGTCCATCATCATAACCTCGAACCTGCCCTTCGATGAATGGACCGAGGTCTTTGGCTCTGAGCGCCTGACAGGCGCGTTACTGGACCGTTTGACCCACCACGTCCACATTCTTGAGATGAACGGCGAAAGCTACAGGCTCAAACACAGCCGTAACAAACAAAAGTAA
- a CDS encoding IS1595-like element ISOan10 family transposase, protein MPARWKNDKPMSRPAFDARFSDEEACSHYLAEHRWPEGFVCPSCGTCKGWPLKRNRATWECAGCARQTSVTAGTVMHSSHLPLRIWFLAAHIITSHSNGMSALQLQAQLGLGSYKTAWLLLQKLRRSMVNPDRNPLKDLVEIDETEIPFRSRHDPEDRPKGGRSPVGKMFVVCAVELSRDGHPRRIRMKHIPDGASKTLHGFIGQAVEPGAHVITDGWLGYENPPANTHEAKVVSGKKAHDILHWVHRVFSNLKTWAKGVFHGLRKCHLQRYLDEFVFRWNRRRHMRSAFDTLLGIGVGIGPATYRDFVEQRA, encoded by the coding sequence ATGCCAGCCAGATGGAAAAACGACAAACCCATGTCCCGCCCGGCGTTCGACGCCAGGTTTTCTGATGAGGAAGCGTGTTCGCATTATCTGGCGGAACATCGTTGGCCTGAGGGCTTTGTGTGTCCTTCCTGTGGCACCTGCAAGGGCTGGCCGTTAAAGCGAAATCGCGCGACTTGGGAATGTGCCGGTTGCGCACGGCAGACATCCGTGACGGCTGGCACGGTGATGCACAGCAGCCATTTGCCGTTGCGAATTTGGTTTCTTGCCGCGCACATCATCACCAGCCATTCCAACGGCATGTCAGCGCTGCAACTTCAGGCGCAACTTGGCCTTGGCAGCTACAAGACGGCGTGGCTCCTCTTGCAAAAGCTGCGGCGGTCGATGGTCAACCCTGACCGCAACCCCCTGAAAGACCTTGTCGAGATCGATGAAACAGAGATTCCGTTCCGGTCCCGGCATGATCCCGAGGACCGGCCAAAGGGTGGGCGGAGCCCGGTCGGAAAGATGTTTGTCGTCTGCGCCGTCGAGTTATCAAGAGACGGACATCCGCGCCGTATCAGGATGAAACACATTCCCGACGGCGCATCAAAGACGCTACACGGGTTCATTGGTCAGGCTGTAGAGCCTGGCGCTCACGTCATCACGGATGGCTGGCTAGGTTACGAAAATCCCCCTGCAAACACGCATGAGGCGAAGGTCGTCAGCGGCAAGAAGGCACATGACATACTCCACTGGGTCCACCGCGTGTTCTCCAACCTAAAAACGTGGGCAAAAGGCGTCTTCCACGGCCTCAGAAAATGCCATCTGCAACGCTATCTCGACGAATTTGTGTTCCGCTGGAACCGACGGCGACACATGCGAAGCGCCTTCGACACGCTGCTGGGGATCGGTGTTGGTATTGGCCCAGCGACATATCGTGATTTTGTTGAACAGCGCGCCTGA